In the genome of Populus trichocarpa isolate Nisqually-1 chromosome 10, P.trichocarpa_v4.1, whole genome shotgun sequence, the window ATCCTAAACAAAAACAGTCTCTTCTGTTTCTTGCCAGAAGCACTAACCAGTAAGCCAAAGCATTAAAAATGGCTTCGTGTTCTCTAATTCCTCCCGCTTCTTCTTTAGTTTCATCTTCTCTATGCAAGTTATTTACTTCAAGAAACTCCATGGCTACAGTGGGTTTGCTCTCTTTTGCACCAAAAACTTCAAGCTTTGTCCTTCTCTCTATCAAGCAAAGGGCTTATCATGAAAGTTCATTTAGAGGTGAGTTTTTCAAACCCATTTATGTTCAATTCCTGATTCTTTGTTGTTGGgtctttattttatcaataaagaTAGAAACTTTTTGGGGGTTTTACCTGTTTTCTTGTTTAACGTATTTATCATGGTTTCTCAAGATTTGTAAAAGTTGGATTATTTAACTGGGATTTGGCTTAAGTGTAgaatttgatgggttttttttttaatattttgtgatTGAAATATGAATTGAGAGTCATTACTTTGTCTTTGTTTCAGTGGCCAGCTTTGCTTAATTGgattttgattgatgaattgtGTAGTTTAGTGTTAATACAAAGTTGTTAATTCATGAattcattgatgaaatatttatatgtcATGGAGGAGGGAAcgattttcttaatatattatgTTTAATTGTGGTTTCCAATTTAGAAAAGTAATGTTCTTTAAAGAGTTTCTGTTTCAGCAGCTTCTTAGAGAATTTGACTGTGTTGAAgtgggtttgttttgttttgtctgTTCTCTTTGGCAGTGAGATCAGTGGCCGCTCCAGTGGAAGATGTTGCCGGATTTGATGATATGGTTGCTGGGACACAGCGGAAGTATTACATGCTTGGTGGGAAGGGAGGTGTAGGAAAGACGAGCTGTGCTGCTTCACTTGCTGTGAAATTTGCAAACAGTGGACACCCCACTTTAGTGGTTTCAACTGATCCAGCACACTCCTTGAGTGATTCTTTTGCTCAGGTTGGAGACTATAAAATACCTTTCTTGTTTTGTACTTTTGTTTACTAATATCTGCTTTGCATTTTAGTAGAGCTTAACATGAGTGCTGTGTTTTTATTCAGGATTTGACTGGAGGTACACTAGTACCTGTTGAAGGACCTGAATGTCCACTGTTTGCACTTGAGGTATGAGGGATAAATCTTCCCGTGATTGTCTTCGATGgtggttcttttttttcatgtgcaCCTTGAGATAAtcattattctaaaaataaaaaaaatatgtgttggTGTTTTTATGGTGGTTTTGCTGTTTTATGTACTCAGTAAGCCAGATTTTTAGTTTTGCAACAGATAAATCCTGACAAGGCTCGGGAAGAATTTCGTAGCGCAACTCAGAAAAGTGGTGGAACCGGGGTCAAAGACTTCATGGAGGGCATGGGACTTGGAATGCTCGTTGAACAGGTAATTCCTAGTCTATAGTTGTTGGCATTGCAAAGATAGCATCTTACACCAATTGAATTTGCATTCCAGTTCATCACTCATGGTTTCAATGCTGTTATAACTTGATAGTCAATGCAAATCTCTCtgattttcctttttccatTTCTGTATGTCATTCAAAGTTAGACAAGTAGCACTTATGATTTTAAGAACCTTCACCTCGAACTTTTGATCTATCTGCCCCctccatcaaaaaaaaaattggaattatctttatattatgGATTATGCTTGATACCCTACTTCTCTTGAcctgtttttcatctttttattgaCAAAGTTAGGAGAGTTGAAATTGGGAGAGCTACTGGACACACCTCCTCCTGGTTTGGATGAAGCTATGGCAATTGCCAAAGTATGTTTTATCTTCGTTTTTCATTGTTCTTTTTGTATTGTGAGTGGACTGTCTCTGTATTTTTTGGTTTCCTTGCTGAAAATAAAGACTATGGCAGGTGATGCAGTTTCTTGAATCACAGGAATATAGTATGTTTACTCGAATAGTTTTTGATACTGCACCCACGGTGAGCATAAGCACCAGATTTATGTGAATGTTTACAATGAATCAATGGAGGTTCATGATTGTTCTTTACAGGGCCATACATTGCGACTTTTGTCCTTACCAGACTTCCTGGATGCATCCATTGGCAAGATATTGAAGGTAGAAACACCAACATGAAACAATGAAAACATAAATGTGTTCTTGACACTTCTGAAAAACCTGGAAAATTTAATCTTGAATTGCTTGTCTAGAAAAAGTGTTGTTATACAGTGTAAGTCGTAGGTAGTTCCTTGAACATTACTTATAATGAATGAACTGCacaccatttaatttttacatgaatTTGGTGTCTTTTAAAGAGTTGTACGCCATGTTGTATATCAAAGGAATAACTAGGGTGTATGGATTGTGTTGTTAATGATGAGAACTTGTTTTATCTCCTTTGAAACAGTTTTCTATTTGGTTACCTTGCATTACTCTAAAACTGTTTTCACTGTACTGCAGCTTAGACAAAAAATAACTTCAGCAACCTCAGCTATCAAATCCGTCTTTGGCCAGGAGCAAACCACCCAACAGGATGCTGTAAGCCCGAATTCACTGGGAGATGGCTTtgtgctccacatttttaattcaCAAGCCCCCTACCACCccccctcttttattttttaattctttctttttgcaGGCTGACAAATTGGAGCAATTGAGGGAAAGGATGATAAAAGTGCGTGAACTTTTCCGTGACACAGATTCCACAGAGTTTGTCATAGTAACGATTCCCGCGGTAATATGTCAAAAAATCTTCTTAAATACTcgttatgcttatttttttaatgagcaTCTGCCTTGTTGATTGAAGGGCTTGTTTGCTGGCTTAATGTAATCCTCTTTAAGTCTAAGCTTTGAGGGGAGAACTTTTTTCttcccttaaaagaaaaataaagtaaaacaaaatgaatggAGCAATGCACACTTTTCCGTGCTTTGCTTAACAGTCGGGGAAACATGTCCAATGCACAATATACCCTTGAATGGACAGAGTATAATTGTGTAATTTTTAGAGTAGCTCATTTGCATAAGAGGAGCTGAAAAGGATAGCTAAAGTATATTAGCTTATTAGGAGTTTTGCTTCAAAAGGAATGATTACCATTTCGTTTGTTTTTCCAAGGTAATGGCAATCAATGAGTCATCTAGGTTGCGTGCATCCTTGAAGAAGGAGAATGTTCCTGTTAAGAGGCTTGTTGTCAATCAAATTCTCCCTCCATCTGCTACTGACTGCAAGTTTTGTGCAATGAAAAGAAAGGTATTAATTCAGTTACTGTTTGCAGCTTTGAAAATCAATATAACCACCCCACTCATATCCCTTGCACTTGCagcataggaaaaataatatttttcattacgATGAGTAACATTTTGAGCTGAGgtttaaccaaaaacaaattgttaatcattttttttggaaatttcaGGATCAATTGCGTGCTCTTGACATGATACAGAATGATCCAGAACTCTCGAACTTGACATTGATACAGGGACCTTTAGTTGATGTAGAGATCAGAGGTGTTCCAGCCCTTAAATTTCTCGGGGATATTATATGGAAATGAGTATCTGTGGAAACTTAGAATGATCCGAGCAATTGCTTGGGCATGTCTATTTCATTCCAAATGAAGAGCTACGGGAACCGGAGGTTTAGGTTCTTTCTTAATAACTTAAATGCTCTTTTCGTTGCCGGCAGCAATTACTTGATACAGAAGCAGCTGAAGTCTCCTCTATACTTCCGAATCCACGTAGAGCAGGATAGGTAGTGGAGGCCCATGTTCTCAACATTGTGAAGGGTGAAAAGTTCCAagtactttgtattttttttgttttcctttctgcTTTCCGTTTCTCCTTGTCACCATGATTTTCATATACAAAAAACTAGTCATTTCAATTGGGTAAAGGCGCATGCATCTTTGCGTGCAACTGAAGAGCTAAATTTATCAGTTTAACCTCTAGGTTCGTCATCCAACTTAAATTTTGACAGCAATAACAATGCTATCCATGTGGCTCCCAATGAGCACAAGGTGCCAATCAGTTGTAACCCATGGAATGGAAACAAATCGAATGTTTTTAGCTACTAACACCTCTTCTTTGTCGAAAAGAATATCATTTCTTGCAGGAGTTGACTAAATCAATAACAATCCACTTCCAAGATTCCAATATGCAAATCTAGAATAAACTCCAAAATGCGATAAAATTGATTGGAGGCCAGAATATTTGGGTTTGTGGGCATATGGCTTCAATGATTTTCCACATTTGCAAGTATGATAGAATGGAAAAAGAATGGTGCTTGGACTATGAATTCACTTCTTTTGGAAGGTTATCATCCCAAAGAATGCCACAACTCGACTAACTAGACCTATGAGTATGAGGATGAATATACATAGACCCCAATAATGAAGATTATAACCGGTTTTCATTAGAGAACCACAACGAGTAATCAACCACACTCCATAGTACCTGAGTAGGAAAAGGAACAGGGTTAGGGTTTGTCTCATCAAGTCATCAGTAACGATAAAAAAGTACACAACATGCATTTGCAAATTACTTTAGCAAAGGCGATTGTCATACCTCTCAGCATTTGCAATCACAAACGCTTCCAAAGCCCAATTAGGATAGCACAGCTTGGCTACAAACTTCAAAACTTCACTTTTGTTTGGTTGTGATGCAATGAGAGTCAAAACAACCGGAAGAAGAACTGACCACTGCAAGAAAGAAACTTGTCAGTAAAAACAGATGACCTGTGAAGTGGAAATTAGCTAAAGCACCTTCACTCACCAGCTGGGCTGGACCTGGTTCAAAAAAGATGGCCAGTACATAGGCTATTCCAGTTACACAGTAGACAAGACACAGCATGACAATGTAATTATCGGCGAAGGAAGATCTTGGGTTGGTGAAGAAATAGAACATAGAGAGGTAAACCACTGGCTTGACCACTGTATTAAAATGGTCAAATGTATCCTTGGCAAGAAAGTAAGCTACACTGCTCATGCCAGAGGCACTCTCTCTCCAGTACTGTAACTTCTCAAGAGAAAATGTTCTTAAAGCCGCTATCTTGCAAAGGAGAGCTGAAATCAGTAATAAGAGTAATGGTTAGGAAAATGTGCATGAAAATGATATATCGATTACTGCTGTTTGTTTTATGTCCTACAAGTAACCATACTAGAGTCAACTGAGAGTTAGCTAGAGGCAAAACCAAGTCAAAGAtctttcaagaaatttaaaCTCCTGCCCTTATAAAccaagaatagaaaaaaattaaaaaaaaaaaaaacctcacagCTAGAGTAACTGAGTTTTTCCTACTCACAAACTGCAATAATGGAATGTGCATAACCAGTAGCCCCGAAAGTTTGATCGCTAGGTTTTGTAATTGATCCTAGGCAGGCTCCAGCAAGAAATAAGATCAGATAATCTGCTGCTTGGATTTTAGCTTCCCTTAGTCTCTGTTTAGAAATCCTGTTGATTGTGAAGATCAAGAGTAAGAATAGAAGCAGAATGCAGAAATGGTTACTCGCATTTCATCAGTGAAGGTTAAATCATATTTTCCCTTTCCAGGGGCAAAAGCACTGGAGTTTAATTATTCACTCGATAAATGCTTAAATATAATGTAGGCTGCAGTTAGCATTTTGGAACTGAAAATAGGAAGTCATTATGGATTGAAACATATTCTATAAATATTCTTCTTGGGAGTTTCCAGATCAGAGCCTACCATTTCTCCTAGAAATAATCCAACAGGATGAGCTAAAACATTAAGcaaatctttcaaaagaaaatcatgCCAGTGACTTCATTATCAGGGTTGTCCACAAGAACTGACATCTTTCacataataaataattcaaatgcACTGATGCACCTCTACCCCAAAAAGAAATAGTAATTGAAAATGTGTAGGATGCATTTAACATGCTTACTTCAGCTAATATGAAGCTTTCTGTGAATATTATATATTCAGAAACACCTGAAAAGGTCACAAATCACTTGGAACTTACCTGCCAAGGAAGTATCTGTATTGCTGGAATACTCCTGGAGTTCTCCGATATGATAAATCACTGGACTTCAAAAAATTGTGTCGTATCTTATCCCGATGCAACTCCACATTACTCTTAACATCTTGCCATAATTCCCCAGCAAAAGACTGTTCCCCCATTCCAGTGTCAGTAGGATTTGATCTCAGATCTGGATTTGCTTCCACAGGTGACATAACAAGTCCAGCAGCATACTTTTGCATATCTGGAGGCATGGGGTATCCATTATGATGCATCCATCTAAGAGGAAGTTCCTTATAATTCACACCTGAGCTCGCATTTGATGTCACTATACCCTCCAAAATGTCAATATAGTGGTCAGGAGGATTAACACGCTCTGGGACACGAATCCCAAGGCCTGCAAAGTATTCTTCAACCTTCTTCACTGGACCATGATAGACAATAAGGCCACCTTTTGCAAGAAGTACCAAGTCATCGAACATTTTGAACAAGGCATAGCTGAAGCAGAAGTTCTACCCATTAGttaagaaaatactaaaattttgaAGCCCCCACATTCAGATTAGATCAAAGTATGGATTTGCATTGGAAGAAATAGAGTCTaaaatttttcttggttgatagaattctctctcaatttttcttgtaaatgatTGTCTTCTTATTTGCCTGTTGCCTTGCTTCCATTGCATATCTcatcaaattttagttttttagagtTGGCTTCCTATTTAACAGTGTGACAAGTTATATTGCTTGGATAAAAATTAGGTCACCTTAAAAACCACAAGCATACTGCATGAGATGTTTATTAATGTCCTTGCACCTGGTTTTCCTCATTAATACGGTACTGTGTAACCATAGGAATGCATAGCAAATTTAAACTACAACTTAAAGATTAAAGATCTTCAAAAATACAGACAAGTTATCATAATAGTTACCTTGGTTGGTGAACAACCATGCAGATGTTTACCCCTTCAAGAGCTTCACGCCGAAGTGCTCTAAGAAGAAGCTGAGAGGATGCACTGTCCAGACCAGATGTGGGCTCATCTAAGATCAAAAGTGAAGGTTCCATGACCATTTCCAGTCCAACATTTACTCGCTTCCTCTGGCCTCCAGAAATTCCTCGCTTCTCCACTGTTCCTACCATAGAGTCCCGTACTGATTGTAGACCTAAAGACTCAATAACTCTTTCAACAATCAGAACTTTATCTGGTTTTGGCATGAAAGCAGATAGTCTTCAGTAACCAGGAGTGGATTgcacagaaaaaaagaaaagaaaaggttggttAGGGAGGATTGTACAGAAATCATCATGAGGAATGCACGAGTAAAAGGTAAGGCAGAAAAGTTCCACAGAAGAAAGAGCATTAGCTCCAAGTCATGATTCATAGTAAAACAaccctacacacacacacacacacatttttattgtttcttttttatgcatACCCATACAAAAATCTTATCTGGAACATTGAGGAACAAATTTGAAGAGCATGATATTGAAAGAAATGGAGGAAAGAGCAACACAAACATGCATGCAGGCATGCATATGTATTGGCAAAACCAATATGCAGGCATGCAAgcatgttatcctttttattaaaaaaatgcttctGGCCTTTCACTTCAAATTCACTAAGAAACTGACCCCATTTATTGGCAATACTCGAATTCTCCAAGAGCCATACTTGAGCATCGGAAGACATAATTCAAAACCAAGCATATGGTAGACTTAAGTAAACAATGCCCAATAAAGCAAGGAGGTTAAAGCCTTTACATGTAGGGAACACTTGGTGAGTGTGGTTTCACTTAGATGTGGAGCAATAGGAGCCTTATTCATTTGCTGGATATTTACCTTTCCTATTGACCAGAAGTAATTATGCTTTACATACTTATTCCTATTGGATTATTTGTCTTAATTCCTCTATCAAAATGTAGCATTTTCTTATTCGGACACCTAGTCATAAACTCAATTGCACCTGTCTTGTGTCCAATACACTGTTACTTATTGGTGAtgaactttttaattattgtttgaaattaatttattatctacAGAAACTTGCTAAATAATACATgacaaaaaattcatatgaaaaaatgagataaaaactAATGTTGAAATGTGTCAGAGTCAAAATGTGGAATACCTGCAATGTGCACTGAACCAGAGGTTCTCTTCAACTGTCAAGTTTCCATGCACAATATCATCTTGTGGaacaaaaccaataattttcttatatgagTGGATGGATTCATTTTTCCCATTGATAAGAATCAAACCAGTCATCCTGCATCCAATTGCTTTTCCTGCAAGAGCAGAAAGAAAGGTTGTCTTCCCAGCTCCTGATGGACCCATTACAGCTGTAATACGGCCAGGCTTGATTTTGCCTGTTACACACCTTAATAGATGCTTGTTTTTGGCTTTCAAAGTAAGGGTTAGGTCTTTGAATGAAATCTCAATTAGAGGCCTTTTCTTGATTTCGGTATTGGTGGCCAATGAAACTACTCCTGAGAATGTGAGATCCTTGTTTTGTTGCTGCATAGCTTTCTCTTTCTCAATCTGAGCATATGCATACTTGAAAATTTGGCTATGCgtattcatttcttttccctttGGCATATGTCTCTTAGTATTTGGATCTTCAAATTCAAGACTGATCCCCTCATAGCTACCAGGGTCATCTTCAATTTCATGCATAATCTGCATAAGGTCATTgggttcctttttctttccttttgatgGTGCAGGTGAAGCCAGAGATGTAATCGAAGCATTTGAGCTTGTAGGATACAAATCTTCATCTATTTCAGATTTAGCTTGATCCAAAATCTTAAGTTGCTCAGGATGCGTGACATATTTCTTACGAGAAAATGTTCGTGAGAAATGAGCTTGCAATCCACTTGCATGCTTCTTAGCAGCATCTTTAGCAGCTTTCCACCTTTGATGTGCTCGTGCTGTTTCTCTTGCACTTCTTGCTGCTGCTTCCCTGGATTTGGCTAATCTTCTCTCTCGAGTGGTGAGAACTTGATCAGAACAGTTGTAAATAATAAGTAGCAGAGTAGTCAAAGCAGCCTGCATAAGCAAATAAAGTTTTCATCTCTATTAGCTAGCTACTTTTCCTGAGAGGAATGCATCGTTAGAATTCATGAACAAAACGAAGAATATTGTAAGATGTTCAGGAAGCATAAACAGGTCATGAGTTATTAATTAGGTTAACATTTGGAACATAAAGAACAAGTATGAGATAGATTTTAATGTAAAGTGAGATAACTTACTATTAACATAATCCCATAGGCATGAATATTTTGACTTGGGGAGTTTGCATTACATGAAGTCAACTTGAAGCAGGCTGCAAGTCAGTTGGCAAAGGTCAAGACCATCAATAAAGGAGAGGTGAAAAGCAATATTGGAGTCATAGAAACAGAATAGTCTACAATAGCAAGAATACAAATCCTGAATATA includes:
- the LOC7468429 gene encoding ABC transporter G family member 24 isoform X3, whose translation is MPKMGLKKLKICTSWSMLVWVVVVLSLQHLVRCQDVGDYNEIDNPAVLPLITQLVYSRMSNLTAVISRDISNRSTFCIKDPEDDWNQAFNFSSNLDFLTKCIQKTGGDITRRICTAAEMKFYFNNFFQPSSIDNYLKPNKNCNLTSWVSGCEPGWACSIGPNQPVDLENSKEIPARTRSCQACCEGFFCPHGLTCMIPCPLGSHCPLSRLNRATGVCEPYSYQLPPGQQNHTCGGANIWADVGSSSEIFCSAGSYCPTTVQKNSCSSGHYCRMGSTSETPCFKLTSCNANSPSQNIHAYGIMLIAALTTLLLIIYNCSDQVLTTRERRLAKSREAAARSARETARAHQRWKAAKDAAKKHASGLQAHFSRTFSRKKYVTHPEQLKILDQAKSEIDEDLYPTSSNASITSLASPAPSKGKKKEPNDLMQIMHEIEDDPGSYEGISLEFEDPNTKRHMPKGKEMNTHSQIFKYAYAQIEKEKAMQQQNKDLTFSGVVSLATNTEIKKRPLIEISFKDLTLTLKAKNKHLLRCVTGKIKPGRITAVMGPSGAGKTTFLSALAGKAIGCRMTGLILINGKNESIHSYKKIIGFVPQDDIVHGNLTVEENLWFSAHCRLSAFMPKPDKVLIVERVIESLGLQSVRDSMVGTVEKRGISGGQRKRVNVGLEMVMEPSLLILDEPTSGLDSASSQLLLRALRREALEGVNICMVVHQPSYALFKMFDDLVLLAKGGLIVYHGPVKKVEEYFAGLGIRVPERVNPPDHYIDILEGIVTSNASSGVNYKELPLRWMHHNGYPMPPDMQKYAAGLVMSPVEANPDLRSNPTDTGMGEQSFAGELWQDVKSNVELHRDKIRHNFLKSSDLSYRRTPGVFQQYRYFLGRISKQRLREAKIQAADYLILFLAGACLGSITKPSDQTFGATGYAHSIIAVCE
- the LOC7468429 gene encoding ABC transporter G family member 24 isoform X1, whose amino-acid sequence is MPKMGLKKLKICTSWSMLVWVVVVLSLQHLVRCQDVGDYNEIDNPAVLPLITQLVYSRMSNLTAVISRDISNRSTFCIKDPEDDWNQAFNFSSNLDFLTKCIQKTGGDITRRICTAAEMKFYFNNFFQPSSIDNYLKPNKNCNLTSWVSGCEPGWACSIGPNQPVDLENSKEIPARTRSCQACCEGFFCPHGLTCMIPCPLGSHCPLSRLNRATGVCEPYSYQLPPGQQNHTCGGANIWADVGSSSEIFCSAGSYCPTTVQKNSCSSGHYCRMGSTSETPCFKLTSCNANSPSQNIHAYGIMLIAALTTLLLIIYNCSDQVLTTRERRLAKSREAAARSARETARAHQRWKAAKDAAKKHASGLQAHFSRTFSRKKYVTHPEQLKILDQAKSEIDEDLYPTSSNASITSLASPAPSKGKKKEPNDLMQIMHEIEDDPGSYEGISLEFEDPNTKRHMPKGKEMNTHSQIFKYAYAQIEKEKAMQQQNKDLTFSGVVSLATNTEIKKRPLIEISFKDLTLTLKAKNKHLLRCVTGKIKPGRITAVMGPSGAGKTTFLSALAGKAIGCRMTGLILINGKNESIHSYKKIIGFVPQDDIVHGNLTVEENLWFSAHCRLSAFMPKPDKVLIVERVIESLGLQSVRDSMVGTVEKRGISGGQRKRVNVGLEMVMEPSLLILDEPTSGLDSASSQLLLRALRREALEGVNICMVVHQPSYALFKMFDDLVLLAKGGLIVYHGPVKKVEEYFAGLGIRVPERVNPPDHYIDILEGIVTSNASSGVNYKELPLRWMHHNGYPMPPDMQKYAAGLVMSPVEANPDLRSNPTDTGMGEQSFAGELWQDVKSNVELHRDKIRHNFLKSSDLSYRRTPGVFQQYRYFLGRISKQRLREAKIQAADYLILFLAGACLGSITKPSDQTFGATGYAHSIIAVSLLCKIAALRTFSLEKLQYWRESASGMSSVAYFLAKDTFDHFNTVVKPVVYLSMFYFFTNPRSSFADNYIVMLCLVYCVTGIAYVLAIFFEPGPAQLWSVLLPVVLTLIASQPNKSEVLKFVAKLCYPNWALEAFVIANAERYYGVWLITRCGSLMKTGYNLHYWGLCIFILILIGLVSRVVAFFGMITFQKK
- the LOC7468428 gene encoding ATPase GET3B encodes the protein MASCSLIPPASSLVSSSLCKLFTSRNSMATVGLLSFAPKTSSFVLLSIKQRAYHESSFRVRSVAAPVEDVAGFDDMVAGTQRKYYMLGGKGGVGKTSCAASLAVKFANSGHPTLVVSTDPAHSLSDSFAQDLTGGTLVPVEGPECPLFALEINPDKAREEFRSATQKSGGTGVKDFMEGMGLGMLVEQLGELKLGELLDTPPPGLDEAMAIAKVMQFLESQEYSMFTRIVFDTAPTGHTLRLLSLPDFLDASIGKILKLRQKITSATSAIKSVFGQEQTTQQDAADKLEQLRERMIKVRELFRDTDSTEFVIVTIPAVMAINESSRLRASLKKENVPVKRLVVNQILPPSATDCKFCAMKRKDQLRALDMIQNDPELSNLTLIQGPLVDVEIRGVPALKFLGDIIWK
- the LOC7468429 gene encoding ABC transporter G family member 28 isoform X2 is translated as MKFYFNNFFQPSSIDNYLKPNKNCNLTSWVSGCEPGWACSIGPNQPVDLENSKEIPARTRSCQACCEGFFCPHGLTCMIPCPLGSHCPLSRLNRATGVCEPYSYQLPPGQQNHTCGGANIWADVGSSSEIFCSAGSYCPTTVQKNSCSSGHYCRMGSTSETPCFKLTSCNANSPSQNIHAYGIMLIAALTTLLLIIYNCSDQVLTTRERRLAKSREAAARSARETARAHQRWKAAKDAAKKHASGLQAHFSRTFSRKKYVTHPEQLKILDQAKSEIDEDLYPTSSNASITSLASPAPSKGKKKEPNDLMQIMHEIEDDPGSYEGISLEFEDPNTKRHMPKGKEMNTHSQIFKYAYAQIEKEKAMQQQNKDLTFSGVVSLATNTEIKKRPLIEISFKDLTLTLKAKNKHLLRCVTGKIKPGRITAVMGPSGAGKTTFLSALAGKAIGCRMTGLILINGKNESIHSYKKIIGFVPQDDIVHGNLTVEENLWFSAHCRLSAFMPKPDKVLIVERVIESLGLQSVRDSMVGTVEKRGISGGQRKRVNVGLEMVMEPSLLILDEPTSGLDSASSQLLLRALRREALEGVNICMVVHQPSYALFKMFDDLVLLAKGGLIVYHGPVKKVEEYFAGLGIRVPERVNPPDHYIDILEGIVTSNASSGVNYKELPLRWMHHNGYPMPPDMQKYAAGLVMSPVEANPDLRSNPTDTGMGEQSFAGELWQDVKSNVELHRDKIRHNFLKSSDLSYRRTPGVFQQYRYFLGRISKQRLREAKIQAADYLILFLAGACLGSITKPSDQTFGATGYAHSIIAVSLLCKIAALRTFSLEKLQYWRESASGMSSVAYFLAKDTFDHFNTVVKPVVYLSMFYFFTNPRSSFADNYIVMLCLVYCVTGIAYVLAIFFEPGPAQLWSVLLPVVLTLIASQPNKSEVLKFVAKLCYPNWALEAFVIANAERYYGVWLITRCGSLMKTGYNLHYWGLCIFILILIGLVSRVVAFFGMITFQKK